The following DNA comes from Candidatus Omnitrophota bacterium.
CGCCATGGAAAAAGAACAGCGGTTTGCTATCCGGGAAGGCGGACATACAGTGGGTGCCGGGGTGGTTTCGGAAGTAATTGCGTAGTCGGAAGCTCATGGCTTAAGTTGGGGAAAGAAGCAGAAAATGCCGCAGGAAATAGTTACACTGGTTTGTGGTGAATGTAAAAGAAAAAATTACACTACCACTAAGAATAAGAGAAAAAACCCCGATAAACTGCAATTAAACAAATACTGTCGGTTTTGCAAAAAGCATATCGTACACAAAGAAACGAAATGAAGGCCTGTAGCTCCTAATTGGCTAGAGCACCGGTCTCCAAAACCGGGTGATGGGGGTTCGAATCCCTCCAGGCCTGCTAATGAAGTCATAACTTAGCAAGTCCTGAAGGGACGAGCTAAGCTGTAAGACCGAATTAGTACCGACGATTTGCCTTAACGGCAAATTGTTGGTACCTATAGAAATAAAAAGAAATATAAATGGCTAATAAAATAGTAGGTTTTTTAAAAGAAGCTCGGACAGAATTAAAAAAAGTATCGTGGCCTACCAAAGATGAGTTAATCGGTTCAACCGTGATAGTAATAGTTGTTACTTTATTGTTGGTTACTTTTATAGGCATCTGTGATTATTTTTTGTCTAGAGGTATCGGATTGTTGATCAGGTGAGAAATGGCCAAGAAATGGTATGTAGTTCATGCCCAGACCGGACGCGAACATCAAGTAAAAGTTAGTCTTAAGAAACGTGCGGAGTTAAACGGATTAGCAAGCAGTATTTCTCAGGTCTTAATCCCCACAGAACAAGTATCCGAGGTTAAAAGCGGAAAAAAATCTATAAGCCAAAGGAAGTTTTTTCCAGGATATCTTGTAGTAGAAATGGACTTGAACGATAAAACTTGGTATCTGGTAAGGAATACTCCCGGGGTTACCGGCTTTGTCGGTTCAGGTACCAAACCCTTGGCATTGCGCGATAGCGAAGTAAAGAATATTTTAAAACAAATTGAAGAAAAGACAGCTAAGCCGAAACCCAAAGTTCTTTTTGAGCAAGGAGAAATAGTTAGGGTGAAAGAAGGTCCTTTTACCAATTTTAACGGCAGTATCGAAGAAATAAATCCGGCTAAGGGTAAATTAAAAGTAACAGTCTCAATATTCGGAAGGCCCACGCCGGTTGAATTGGAATATTGGCAGGTGGAGAAGGTATAAAATGGCTAAGAAAGTTAAGGCAGTTATAAAATTGCATGTTGCAGGTGCTCAGGCAAATCCAGCTCCCCCAGTTGGTCCGGCTTTAGGGCAACACGGACTTAATATTATGGAGTTTTGCAAGGCTTTTAACGTAATTACCAAAGGCAAAGAAGGATTGGTTATTCCGGTTGTTATTACTGCCTATGAAGATAGATCATTTACTTTTATTGTCAAAAGCCCGCCGGCTGCCGTGCTTTTAAAAAAGGCTTGTGGTATAGCCAAGGCTTCGGGTGAGCCGAATAAAGAAAAAATTGGTAAAGTAACCAAACAGCAGGTTGAAGAAATAGCCAAGATTAAAATCAAGGATTTAAATGCTAAAGACCTAAGTGGCGCAATGAGGATTATTGAGGGTACGGCGAGGAGTATGGGGATTGAAACCGAGTAAAAGATATAAAGAAACTCAAAAATTAGTTAATAAAAACAAACTCTATGGGCTCCAGGAAGCGGTCGAGACATTAAAGAAATTTTCCGGAGCTAAATTTGATGAAACGGTAGAGGTTTCTTTTAAATTAGGAGTTGATCCCAAAAAGTCTGATCAATTAGTGCGGGGTACGGTGATCTTACCCCACGGGACCGGCAAAAAAGTTAAAGTAACAGTTTTTTGTAAAGGCGAAAATGAAAGAATAGCTAAGGAAGAAGGGGCGGATTTTGTAGGCTCAGAAGAGTTGATTAAGAAAGTAAATTCCGGCTGGCTGGATTTTGATGTAGCCATTGCCAGCCCTGATATGATGAAGGAAATAAGCAGGTTGGGGCGTATTCTCGGGCCGCGCGGCTTAATGCCCAGTGTCAAAGCCGGCACCGTAACTCCGGATATCAAAAAAGCAGTCAGCGAGACAAAAAAAGGAAAGGTACAATTTAAGGTTGACAAGCAAGCCGATATTCATCTCGGAGTAGGCAGGATTTCTTTTCAACCAAAAGCACTTTCTGAAAATATACGTAGCTTGATCAAAGCAGTAATCGAACATAAACCTTCACATTCCAAAGGTCAGTATATAAAAAGCATGAGTTTAAGTACCACAATGGGTTCAGGAATCAGGCTGGATGTTAGTTCTCTAAAATAGTATTGTTAAATTGTCAAATTGCTAAACTGTTAAAATGAGAGGTTGCAATTTAACAATTTAAACAAAGAAGAGGCAAAATGGCATCGTTTGATAAAGAATTACTAGTTAAGGAATTGACGAGCAGATTTCAACAGGCCGAAGTTTTAATCTTCACCAAAATTAATAGGCTTAGCGCTATGGAAATGAACCAGTTGAGGCGCAAGCTCAATACGCAGGCCGGGCAGTACTTGGTTGTTAAAAACCGTCTTGCTGAATTGGCCCTGAAGAACTCAAATCTATCAAAAGGACTTGATTTAATAGAAGATTCTGTAGGAATAGCTATCAGCAAGGAATCACCGGAGAGTATTTTCAAATCTCTGGTTGATTTTAACAAAGACCACCCGGCGCTGGATATTTGCGGTGCACTGACAGGTGAAAAATTACTTTCAAGTGATTGCGTAAAAGCCATTGCTGCTTTGCCGAGCCGGGAGGTTTTATTAGCCAGCGTTGTCAGGGGATTGAACGCACCGGTCAATGGCTTGGTTAATGCATTAAGCCAGGTAATAAGGAAATTTGTTATCGTACTGGATAAAATCAGAAAGAAACAGGAAAAACAGGGAGGTTAGAATGTCTGAGTTGAAAGAAGAAAAGAAAGAGAAGAAGAAACCTGAACCAAAAGCTGAGGCAGAACCTGTTGTGAAAACTGAGGCAAAACCTGCTCCGGAGATATCCGACAAGCTCAAAGAGATAATGAAGTCTATTGGACAAATGAGCGTGATAGAGCTGTCTGAATTAGTGAAAGCAATGGAGGATAAATTCGGAGTTTCAGCTGCTGCTCCGATGATGGCCATGGTTCCTGGTTCTATGGCTGGTCCGGCTGGTGCTGGAGCGGCTGCTGAGGAAAAAACTACCTTTAGCGTTGTTTTGGCAAAAATAGGGGACAAGAAAATTCAGGTTATTAAAGAAATCAGAAGTATGACCAGCCTGGGCTTGAAAGAGGCTAAGGACTTGGTTGAGGCTGCGCCCAAGCCGATCAAGGAAGGCGTCTCTAAAGAAGAGGCCGAAGAGATGAAGAAAAAAATCGAAGCCCAGGGCGCGACAGTAGAACTTAAGTAAAAGGATAAAAAAAGGAAAAAATGTTAAAGCGAAAAAATTATGCGCGCATCCCGGAAGTTATTAATCTACCCAGCCTGATAGAAATTCAGACGTCTTCTTACGAAGATTTTTTGCAGATAGGCTGTCCGAAAACGAAACGGGAGAATAAAGGTCTGCAGGCGGTTTTTAACCAGGCTTTTCCGATCAAGAGTTATGACGGCGAGGTAACGCTTAAATTTATCAGTTATTCTCTGGGAAGGCCGAAGTACACTGCTGAAGAATGTCAGAAACGGGGTATAACTTATGCCGCGCCTTTGAAATTGAAATTAAGGCTCTCCCGGAAAGAGGCGGATCCTAAGGAAGAGGATGTTTATATTGGTGATCTTCCGCTGATGACCAGGACAGGGACATTTATTATAAATGGTGCCGAAAGGATAGTGGTTAGCCAGCTTCATCGTTCTCCGGGTGTCAGCTTTGAAGAAGCTATTCATCCCAGCGGAAAACGGGTCTATACTGCCCGGCTTATTCCTTATCGCGGAGCCTGGTTGGAATTAGAATTGGACATAAATGATGTATTATTTGTTTATATTGATAGGCGCCGAAAGTTTTTAGCCAGCACATTTCTTAAAGCATTAGGATGTTCTGATGACGGAGGAATTATAACGCTGTTTTATGAATCTGAATCCTTTAAGATAGATAAGAACCAATCAGTTCATAAGCTGATCAATAGAATATTAGCGCATGATATTATTGATAAGGAAAATAATAAACTTCTGGCCAAGGCTGGCCAGAAGATCAGCGAGGATTTATTGAAGGACTTGCGGACGCTCCGGATCAAAACGGTCAAGGTTTTAAAAGAACCAGTTAAAGATTTTGCCATAATTAATACCTTGCTAAAAGATGTTCATCGTTCTAAAGAAGAAGCATTACTGGCTATTTATAGAAGGATGCGGCCGGGAGACCCAGCGATAAAAGAAAACGCAGAGGCTTTGATTAACAGACTTTTTCTGGATTCGCACTACTATAATCTTGGCCGGGTCGGCAGATATATTCTTAATCGAAAATTAAAATTGAATGTGTTGCTGGATAAAAGAATTCTGGAATTGAAAGATATTATAGAAGCTATTAAATATTTGGTAAGATTAAAAAACGGCGAGGGCAAAATTGATGATATTGACCATTTAGGTAACCGCCGTGTCAGGACTATCGGCGAATTGCTTCAAAATCAGTTCAGAGTAGGAATGGCCCGGATGGAACGGTCAATTTTAGAAAGAATGTCAATTTATGATTTAAATTCCGCTATGCCCCATAACTTGATTAATGCCAAGTTGATTTCTGCCACTGTTAAGGATTTTTTTGGCCGAAGTCAGCTTTCCCAGTTTATGGACCAGATCAACCCATTAGCTGAATTGACCCATAAGCGCAGGCTTTCTGCTCTTGGCCCGGGAGGATTAAGCAGGGAAAGGGCGGGATTTGAAGTTAGAGACGTTCATTATTCACATTATGGACGTGTTTGTCCGGTAGAAACCCCCGAAGGCCCGAACATAGGCTTAATATCTTCACTGAGCACTTATGCCAGAGTAAACGAGTTTGGCTTTTTGGAAAGTCCCTACCGAAAGGTTATTAACGAACGGGTAACCGATAAAATCGAATATCTTTCTGCTGATATTGAAGACAAATATGCTATTGCCCAAGCTAATGCAAAATTAGATAAAAAAAATAATTTTATTGAAGATATTGTATTCTGTAGATATCAGGACGACTTTATCAGGGTACTAAAAGGTAAAGTAGACTATATGGATGTTTCACCTAAACAGCTGGTTGGGGTATCGGCCAGCCTTATTCCGTTTCTTGAGCATGATGACGCCAACAGGGTGTTGATGGGATCAAATATGCAGCGCCAAGCAGTGCCGCTTCTTACTCCCGAAGCTCCGTTGATCGGCACAGGGATGGAAGGCGTAGTAGCCAGAGATTCAGGAGTAGTGGTTATAGCTGAGCATTCAGGAGTGGTTAAAGAGGTGACCGCAGACCGGATTCGAATTGATGAAAAAGAATATCGGCTGACAAAGTTTGCCCGGTCTAACGCAAGCACCTGTATAAATCAGAAGCCGATTGTTTCTGTCGGCGATAAGATCAAGAAAGGGCAAGTAATAGCCGATGGCTCGGCCACCTGTCAGGGAGAGCTTTCTCTGGGCAGGAATGTGCTGGTGGCATTTATGCCTTGGCGTGGCTATAACTTTGAAGATGCAATTCTGGTCAGCGAAAAGCTGCTTAAAGACGATGCGTATACCTCGATTCATATTGAGGAATTTGAAATAGAAGCCCGGGATACTAAATTGGGGAATGAAGAGATAACCTGCGATATTCCCAATGTTGGAGAAGATGCCTTAAGCCACCTGGATGACGAGGGTATTGCTCGGATCGGCGTTGAAATCGGGCCAGGAGATATATTAGCAGGAAAAGTTACTCCCAAATCAGAAACAGAACTTTCGCCAGAGGAAAAGTTATTGCGGGCTATCTTTGGCGAAAAAGCAGGTGATGTAAGAGATGCCTCGCTCACTGCGCCGGCAGGCTTGGAAGGGATAGTGGTAGATGTCAAAGTTTTTTCCAGGAAGTCTGCTGGTCCCAGAACCAAGGAACAAAGAAAATCCGAACTTAACCAAATGGATAAGATTCGGCGAAGCTATAAAAAAAGAATATTAGAAATTACCCGGGAGAAGGTTCAAAGGATTTCCAGCTTTTTAATGGGGAAGGTTTTAGGTGAACCGTTGCTGGATAGCCAATCCGGAGCAATTCTTGTTGCCAAAGGGAAAAAGATCAGCAAGATTAATATCAACAAGATTAAGAAATGTGATTTCCAAAACATTAAGTTAGAAACAAACACTGCGGTAGAAGAAGAAATATCCAAGGTTGCCCGAATTTGCGATGATTCCATCGAGCAGTTGATAGACGAGCAGGAAAAAGAGATCGAATATTTAAAAAAAGGAGATGAACTTCCGCCGGGAGTGATCAAAAAAGTCGTAGTTTATATTGCTACGAAAAGAAAGCTGTCGGTAGGCGATAAAATGGCCGGTCGCCACGGCAATAAAGGGGTTATCGCCAAGATACTACCCGAAGAAGATATGCCGTTCTTGCCCGATGGCACGCCGGTAGAGATAGTTTTAAATCCACTAGGGGTTCCTTCCAGAATGAATGTCGGGCAGATCCTGGAAACTCATTTGGGCTGGGCTGCTAAAGTATTAGGTTTTTATGTAAAAACGCCTGTTTTTGACGGCGCTGGCGAGTTGCAAATAAAAGAAGAACTCAGAAAGGCCTTTCTTCCCGAAGACGGCAAGATCAGACTTTATGATGGCCGGACAGGAGAGCCTTTTAAACAGAAGGTAACGGTTGGATATATCTATGTTATGAAATTAGCCCATCTGGTTGCTGATAAGATCCATGCCCGGTCTATCGGACCTTATTCTTTGGTCACCCAGCAGCCGCTGGGAGGAAAGGCCCAGTTCGGCGGCCAGCGCTTTGGTGAGATGGAAGTTTGGGCATTAGAAGCTTACGGAGCAGCCTATTGTCTTCAAGAATTGCTTACGGTTAAATCAGACGATGTAAGCGGACGGACCAGGATTTATGAAGCAATTGTTAAAGGAGAAAATGCGCTTCAGCCGGGAACCCCGGAATCTTTTAACGTGTTAATTAAAGAGCTGCAGAGCCTGGCGTTAGATGTAGCAGTTGAGCGGACAAAGGAAAAAGATGGAGGGGTTCTAAAAGCCGATGGGACACGATAATATTAATGTTTTTGATTCAGTAACTATTAGGATTGCTTCTGCGGAAATAATTAGGAGCTGGTCAAGGGGAGAAGTTAAAAAACCAGAGACTATAAATTACCGGACCCTGCGGCCTGAAAAAGGCGGGTTGTTTTGCGAGAAAATATTTGGGCCAAGCAGGGATTGGGAATGTGCCTGTGGTAAATATAAGCGCATCAAAAATAAGGGTATTATCTGCGACAGGTGCGGGGTAGAGATTACTCAAGCCAAAGTAAGAAGGGAAAGAATGGGACATATTGAATTAGCTGTGCCGGTGTCCCATATTTGGTTCTTTAAAATTTCGCCTTCACGCATCGGCGCGCTGTTGAATATGAGCGTAAGGGCATTAGAAAGGGTTTTGTATTACGAAGACTATATAGTTATTGATCCGGGCCAGACGCCGCTAAAGAAAAAACAACTTTTATCCGAACCAGAATATCAAAGGTATCTGTCCCAGTACGGTTCGAAGTTTACAGCCAGGATGGGCGGGAAGGCAATAAAAGAATTATTGAGCGAGATCAATCTTAACAAAATGGCTGTTGGCCTTCGCAGGCAGTTAGGAGCTTCAACATCAAGACAGACAATGCTCAGGTTGGTCAAATCGTTAAAGGTAGTAGAGTCGTTCAGAAAATCAGGGAATAAGCCGGAATGGATGGTTCTGGATGTAATCCCGGTCATTCCTCCTGATTTAAGGCCGTTGGTGGCTTTGGATGGCGGCAGGTTCGCTACCTCAGATTTGAACGATCTTTATCGGAGAGTAATAAACAGGAATAACCGGTTGAGAAGACTTCTTGAGCTCAAGGCTCCGGATATTATTATTCGTAATGAGAAAAGGATGCTCCAGGAAGCGGTTGATGCACTATTTGATAATGGCCGGCACGGCCGGTCTATTTTGGGTCCGGGCAACCGTCCGTTAAAGTCTTTGAGCGATATGCTTAAAGGTAAACAAGGTCGTTTTCGTCAAAATCTTCTTGGTAAAAGGGTTGACTATTCCGGAAGAAGCGTAATCGTAATTGGCCCGGAACTTAAACTTAATCAGTGCGGGCTCCCTAAAAAAATGGCCCTGGAATTATTCGAGCCGTTTATTATTAAAAGACTAAAAGAAAAAGGATTGGTTCACACTATCAAGAGCGCCAAAAAAATGGTGGAAAAGATTAAATCAGAAGTTTGGGATATATTAGAGGAAGTGGTAAGTGAACACCCGGTTTTACTTAACCGCGCTCCTACTCTTCACCGTTTAGGTATCCAGGCATTTGAACCGATTTTGGTGGAAGGCAAGGCTATCCGCGTTCATCCGCTGGTTTGCGCGGCGTTTAACGCTGATTTTGACGGCGACCAGATGGCAGTTCACGTTCCATTATCAATAGAAGCCCAGATGGAGGCCAGGATTTTAATGCTCGCTTCCAACAATATATTTTCCCCGGCTAACGGAGAGCCGATTGCCAGTCCCACCCAGGACATAGTCCTAGGTTGTTATTATTTAACTAGAGAAAAACCAGGGGATACGGGAGAAGGAAAAATATTTTCTGACCCCCGGGAAGTCACTACCGCTTATTTAGATAAAGAAGTGGGCCTGCAGGCCAAAATTAAGGTAAGGATCAACAAAAAAATTATCGAGACCACTGTCGGCCGGGTTCAGTTTAATGAAATCTTTCCTGAAGGATTTCCGTTTTTCAACGATGTAATCAATAAAAGTAAGCTTAGCCGTATTATCGTAGATTGCTATAAACAGTTTGGCCAGTACCAGGTAATTTTGATTTTAGACAAATTAAAAGAGGTTGGTTTCGAAGAATCAACCTCAGCAGGAATTTCTATCTCTATTGACAGCCTTCAGATACCTCCGCAAAAAAGAGAATATTTAAACGAGGCAAAGCAGGAGGTAGGCACTATTGAAGAGCAGTACCGTAAAGGCCTGATTACTAACCGGGAAAGATATAACAGGGTTGTTGATATCTGGACGCGCACCAGCGATAAGGTTTCTGAACGGATATTCGAAACCCTGAACACGTTTAATCCTATTTTTATGATGGCTAATTCCGGAGCCCGCGGCTCAAAACTTCAGATCAGGCAGCTCTGTGGGATGCGGGGTTTGATGGCTAAACCTTCCGGTGAGATTATCGAGAATCCGATCACCGCTAATTTCCGCGAAGGCCTGACAGTGCTGGAATATTTTATTTCTACTCACGGTGCCCGTAAGGGATTGGCTGATACAGCGCTAAAGACAGCTGACTCCGGGTATTTGACCAGAAGGCTGGTTGATGTAGCCCAGGATGTTATTATCAGAGAGATAAATTGTGGAACCTTGAACGGAATTACAGTCGAGGCGATAATTGAAGGCGATGAAGTGGTGGTGAGCCTAAAAGAGCGGATTATCGGCCGGATCGCATTGGATAACGTAGTGGACATTATCACCGACGAAGTTATTGTCCGCGCCGGAGAAGACATTACCGAAGAGATGGCTGTGAAAATCGAGGCTGCTTCGATTGAAAAGATCCGTATTCGAAGTGTTTTGACCTGTGAGGCAGCAAGCGGAGTTTGTGCTAAATGTTACGGTCGAAACCTTGCTACAGGTAAGTTGGTCGAAATAGGCGAGGCAGTAGGCATTGTAGCTGCCCAGTCTATCGGGGAACCGGGAACTCAGCTTACAATGAGGACTTTTCATATCGGGGGTACTGCCAGCAGGGTTATTGAACAATCATTTGTTAAAGCCAGGAATAAAGGGACGTTGAAATATCATAACCTGAAGATAGTAGAATCCGGCTTAAAAGGAGAGATGATCATTTTAAATAGGAACGGCCAGGTCAGCGTCCATGATGATAAAAAAAGAGAACTGGAACGGCATACCATCCCGATTGGCTCCAAAATACTGGTTAAGGAAAATGAAATGGTTAAGAAAGGGAAAATTTTTGTTAAATGGGATCCTTATACCATTCCAATCCTTACTGAGGTTAAAGGCAAAGTCAGGTTTGAAGATGTAATTAAAGACGTGACTATTAAGGAGGAATTGGATTCAACCACCAATTTGACCAAGAGAGTAATTGTAGAGCATAAAGAAGATCTTCATCCCCAGATCGTTATTTACGGGTCCAAAAGAGAGATTTTGACGTTTTATCCCATGCCGGTAGGCGTGCATATTGTAGTCAAAGATAACCAGGGGGTTAAAGCTGGAGATCTATTAGCGAAAACTCCTCGTAAGTTTATCAAGACCAGAGATATTACCGGTGGGCTGCCCAGAGTAGCCGAGCTATTTGAGGCCAGGCGGCCCAAAAATCCAGCGGTTATCAGCGAAATTGACGGAACAGTCGAATTTGGCGAAGCGCCGAAGGGGCAAAGAAAGATTGTTGTTAAATCGCCGACCGGAATGAAAAAGGAATACACCGTACCCTATGATAGCCATCTTAATGTTTATAAGGGCGATAAGGTGATAGCCGGTGAGCAGTTGATCGAAGGCCCGATAGTGCCCCATGATATTTTAAGGGTTCGCGGAGATAAACATCTTCAGGAATATCTGGTTAGAGAGATTCAGGAGGTTTACCGTCTGCAGGGCGTGCGGATAAATGATAAACATATCGAGGTTATCGTCAAGCAAATGCTTAGAAAGGTAAGAATAGAGAATTCGGGTGATACAGAATTTTTGGTCGGAGCAAATGTGGATAAGTTCAGGTTTCACGAGGAAAATGAGAAAATGGCCAAAAAGAACAAACAGCCTGCCCGGGCAACTCCGCTGCTCTTGGGGATAACCAAAGCGTCCTTAGACACAGATAGTTTTATTTCTGCGGCCAGTTTTCAGGAAACCACCCGTATTTTAACGGATGCAGCTGCCAGAAGCAGAAAGGACAGCTTGCTTGGTCTTAAAGAAAATGTTATCATGGGCCATCTTATTCCGGCCGGAACGGGATTCAGGGAACATCGAGAGATCGAAATGGTAAAGAAGATAGCTGAAGAGAAATAAATAAATTGCTAAACTGTTAAACTGTTAAATGGATAAAGTATTTTTTAAATAACAATTTAGCCATTTAGCAATTTAACAATTTAAATGAGGAGTTAAACGATAGATGCCGACAGTAAGCCAGTTAATCAGAAAAAGAAGAAAGAGTAGTTTTAAAAAGAGTAAGTCCAAAGCCATGGAGGGTTCACCCCAGAAAAAAGGTGTTTGCTTATTGGTTAAGACACAGACGCCCAAAAAACCGAATTCCGCCCTTCGCAAAGTAGCCAGGGTCCGTTTAACTAATAATACAACAGTGACTGCTTATATTCCGGGTGTTGGCCACAATCTTCAAGAGCACTCAATAGTGACTATCAGGGGCGGCAGGGTTAAAGACCTGCCTGGTGTGAGATATCACATAGTCAGGGGGATGCTTGATACTGCCGGTGTTACTGACCGGAAGAAATCAAGATCCAAATACGGATCAAAGAGAGGGAAATAAATAAACTGCTAAACTGCTAAACTGTTAAACTGTTAAATGGATAAAGTATTTTTTAAATAACAATTTAGCCATTTAGCAATTTAACAATTTAAATGAGGAGTTAAACGATAAATGAGAAGGCAGCGGGCGCCAAGACGCGGGATAAAACCAGATACAAAATATAACGACAAGTTGGTAGGAACGCTGATTAGTATGTTGATGCTCAAGGGGAAAAGATCTCTGGCTGAAAGAATAGCCTACAGCGCCTTTGATATTGTCAGCAGTAAAACAGATAAGCAGGATCCCCTAGAGATTTTTAAAAAAGCGGTTGATAATGCCAAACCTTTGCTGGAAGTAAAGTCAAGAAGAGTCGGAGGTGCGACCTATCAGGTTCCGATCGAAGTAAGTTCAGCCAGAGGGATTGTGCTGGCTTTGAGGTGGATGAGGAATTTTGCCCGCGCTAAAAAGGGCAAACCGATGGAAGAGAAATTAGCCGCTGAAATAATCGCTGCTTATAAAAAAGAGGGATCAGTCATAAAGAAGAGAGAAGATACTCATAGAATGGCCGAGGCAAACAAAGCATTTGCGCATTATCGTTGGTAAATGCTGAACGATAAACAATGACAAGAGAATATCCCATAGAACAGACACGGAATATTGGAATAATGGCCCACATTGACGCTGGTAAGACCAGTATCACCG
Coding sequences within:
- a CDS encoding elongation factor Tu — its product is AMEKEQRFAIREGGHTVGAGVVSEVIA
- the rpmG gene encoding 50S ribosomal protein L33, with translation MPQEIVTLVCGECKRKNYTTTKNKRKNPDKLQLNKYCRFCKKHIVHKETK
- the secE gene encoding preprotein translocase subunit SecE → MANKIVGFLKEARTELKKVSWPTKDELIGSTVIVIVVTLLLVTFIGICDYFLSRGIGLLIR
- the nusG gene encoding transcription termination/antitermination protein NusG translates to MAKKWYVVHAQTGREHQVKVSLKKRAELNGLASSISQVLIPTEQVSEVKSGKKSISQRKFFPGYLVVEMDLNDKTWYLVRNTPGVTGFVGSGTKPLALRDSEVKNILKQIEEKTAKPKPKVLFEQGEIVRVKEGPFTNFNGSIEEINPAKGKLKVTVSIFGRPTPVELEYWQVEKV
- the rplK gene encoding 50S ribosomal protein L11, producing MAKKVKAVIKLHVAGAQANPAPPVGPALGQHGLNIMEFCKAFNVITKGKEGLVIPVVITAYEDRSFTFIVKSPPAAVLLKKACGIAKASGEPNKEKIGKVTKQQVEEIAKIKIKDLNAKDLSGAMRIIEGTARSMGIETE
- the rplA gene encoding 50S ribosomal protein L1; this translates as MKPSKRYKETQKLVNKNKLYGLQEAVETLKKFSGAKFDETVEVSFKLGVDPKKSDQLVRGTVILPHGTGKKVKVTVFCKGENERIAKEEGADFVGSEELIKKVNSGWLDFDVAIASPDMMKEISRLGRILGPRGLMPSVKAGTVTPDIKKAVSETKKGKVQFKVDKQADIHLGVGRISFQPKALSENIRSLIKAVIEHKPSHSKGQYIKSMSLSTTMGSGIRLDVSSLK
- the rplJ gene encoding 50S ribosomal protein L10; this translates as MASFDKELLVKELTSRFQQAEVLIFTKINRLSAMEMNQLRRKLNTQAGQYLVVKNRLAELALKNSNLSKGLDLIEDSVGIAISKESPESIFKSLVDFNKDHPALDICGALTGEKLLSSDCVKAIAALPSREVLLASVVRGLNAPVNGLVNALSQVIRKFVIVLDKIRKKQEKQGG
- the rplL gene encoding 50S ribosomal protein L7/L12 — encoded protein: MSDKLKEIMKSIGQMSVIELSELVKAMEDKFGVSAAAPMMAMVPGSMAGPAGAGAAAEEKTTFSVVLAKIGDKKIQVIKEIRSMTSLGLKEAKDLVEAAPKPIKEGVSKEEAEEMKKKIEAQGATVELK
- the rpoB gene encoding DNA-directed RNA polymerase subunit beta is translated as MLKRKNYARIPEVINLPSLIEIQTSSYEDFLQIGCPKTKRENKGLQAVFNQAFPIKSYDGEVTLKFISYSLGRPKYTAEECQKRGITYAAPLKLKLRLSRKEADPKEEDVYIGDLPLMTRTGTFIINGAERIVVSQLHRSPGVSFEEAIHPSGKRVYTARLIPYRGAWLELELDINDVLFVYIDRRRKFLASTFLKALGCSDDGGIITLFYESESFKIDKNQSVHKLINRILAHDIIDKENNKLLAKAGQKISEDLLKDLRTLRIKTVKVLKEPVKDFAIINTLLKDVHRSKEEALLAIYRRMRPGDPAIKENAEALINRLFLDSHYYNLGRVGRYILNRKLKLNVLLDKRILELKDIIEAIKYLVRLKNGEGKIDDIDHLGNRRVRTIGELLQNQFRVGMARMERSILERMSIYDLNSAMPHNLINAKLISATVKDFFGRSQLSQFMDQINPLAELTHKRRLSALGPGGLSRERAGFEVRDVHYSHYGRVCPVETPEGPNIGLISSLSTYARVNEFGFLESPYRKVINERVTDKIEYLSADIEDKYAIAQANAKLDKKNNFIEDIVFCRYQDDFIRVLKGKVDYMDVSPKQLVGVSASLIPFLEHDDANRVLMGSNMQRQAVPLLTPEAPLIGTGMEGVVARDSGVVVIAEHSGVVKEVTADRIRIDEKEYRLTKFARSNASTCINQKPIVSVGDKIKKGQVIADGSATCQGELSLGRNVLVAFMPWRGYNFEDAILVSEKLLKDDAYTSIHIEEFEIEARDTKLGNEEITCDIPNVGEDALSHLDDEGIARIGVEIGPGDILAGKVTPKSETELSPEEKLLRAIFGEKAGDVRDASLTAPAGLEGIVVDVKVFSRKSAGPRTKEQRKSELNQMDKIRRSYKKRILEITREKVQRISSFLMGKVLGEPLLDSQSGAILVAKGKKISKININKIKKCDFQNIKLETNTAVEEEISKVARICDDSIEQLIDEQEKEIEYLKKGDELPPGVIKKVVVYIATKRKLSVGDKMAGRHGNKGVIAKILPEEDMPFLPDGTPVEIVLNPLGVPSRMNVGQILETHLGWAAKVLGFYVKTPVFDGAGELQIKEELRKAFLPEDGKIRLYDGRTGEPFKQKVTVGYIYVMKLAHLVADKIHARSIGPYSLVTQQPLGGKAQFGGQRFGEMEVWALEAYGAAYCLQELLTVKSDDVSGRTRIYEAIVKGENALQPGTPESFNVLIKELQSLALDVAVERTKEKDGGVLKADGTR